The Penaeus monodon isolate SGIC_2016 unplaced genomic scaffold, NSTDA_Pmon_1 PmonScaffold_19095, whole genome shotgun sequence genome has a segment encoding these proteins:
- the LOC119569839 gene encoding uncharacterized protein LOC119569839, which translates to MAGQEVAPRMDTHALLALLLAVLGRDAFGRSPEGALGRENIREEAKGVGELTSPVSVLTPWELRSLSPERKKRSLGRQDRNYGGQYSVDNIAL; encoded by the exons ATGGCAGGTCAGGAG GTCGCGCCACGCATGGACACGCACGCCCTCCTCGCCTTGCTTCTCGCCGTCCTGGGCCGCGACGCCTTCGGAAGGTCACCCGAAGGAGCGCTGGGTCGAGAGAACATTCGGGAAGAGGCGAAAGGAGTTGGAGAATTGACATCTCCGGTCAGTGTTTTAACCCCATGGGAGCTCAGGTCACTCTCGCCGGAGCGGAAGAAGAGGTCACTGGGAAGACAAGACCGGAATTATGGTGGGCAGTATTCTGTTGACAATATCGCTCTGTAA